A region of Toxorhynchites rutilus septentrionalis strain SRP chromosome 1, ASM2978413v1, whole genome shotgun sequence DNA encodes the following proteins:
- the LOC129768857 gene encoding histamine H2 receptor, with amino-acid sequence MDPEATETTTIPAFTDRFSAISKDLSIWAIIDGVLIVCILCGNILTILAVRYHRRLRLLISNMFVLSLAFSDIFVGLTLPYHLAFYMGHELGRDKRLCLLRFFILIIACGVSIWNLIAIAVDRYIAICYPLHYARVMTKKVAFVILSCGWCLAILIATIPLVWNKWETAMECEFDELLHPWYVAGVITPIFSIIWICLFLVYWRIWREAVKHAKQLRAHNSQEETSDWKSVQVVLLIMGCFTFCWLPYFVVILTQINTIFEHSSPTAYKAVFSLAMANSMMNPLIYAWKNTNFRYAFSQLLRCRKPDRFDENPRAKMSNKKKIRRKRDVDNRVRRTMNGNSSHINKISIESVTQGHDHEITFISTLHEEAINSTPIQQVVGNLSNGRNNTSTEPTSITTHIIKGNLIINNYNVYEGILDVRNDSTRKSSSWSSKGPLDKTDEGEYRAGDVNRNKTNHNCDNDEIAGISNPSFLEDVTKL; translated from the exons ATGGATCCGGAGGCAACCGAAACAACAACGATACCAGCGTTTACGGATCGTTTTTCGGCCATCAGTAAGGACCTCTCGATATGGGCCATCATCGATGGGGTGCTCATAGTGTGCATTTTGTGTGGAAATATTCTCACTATTTTGGCCGTCCGATACCATCGCCGATTGCGGCTGCTAATTTCGAACATGTTCGTATTGTCACTAGCATTCTCGGATATATTCGTGGGACTAACGCTACCCTACCATCTGGCTTTCTATATGGGACACGAGTTGGGTCGCGACAAACGATTATGTTTGTTACGATTTTTCATCCTCATCATCGCATGCGGTGTTTCCATTTGGAATCTCATTGCGATAGCTGTTGACAGATATATTGCCATCTGCTATCCGCTGCATTACGCCCG TGTGATGACAAAGAAGGTCGCTTTCGTCATACTGAGCTGCGGGTGGTGCCTTGCCATCCTCATTGCAACCATCCCACTTGTCTGGAACAAATGGGAAACGGCGATGGAGTGTGAGTTTGATGAGCTGCTCCACCCATGGTATGTGGCTGGGGTAATAACGCCGATATTCTCAATCATAtggatttgtttgtttctcgtTTACTGGAGAATATGGCGCGAGGCAGTGAAACACGCCAAACAACTGCGAGCACACAATTCCCAGGAAGAAACGTCCGATTGGAAGTCCGTGCAG GTTGTTCTGCTGATAATGGGATGCTTCACATTTTGCTGGCTACCATATTTCGTCGTGATATTAACTCAAATAAATACAATCTTTGAACACAGTTCACCGACAGCTTACAAAGCGGTTTTCTCACTGGCAATGGCCAATTCAATGATGAATCCATTGATTTACGCATGGAAGAATACCAATTTTCGCTATGCATTCTCACAATTGTTGCGTTGTCGAAAGCCCGATCGTTTCGACGAAAATCCTCGAGCAAAAATGTCGAATAAGAAGAAAATTAGACGCAAGCGAGATGTTGATAACAGAGTACGGCGTACCATGAACGGTAATTCATCACACATTAATAAAATCAGCATAGAGTCCGTGACACAAGGACATGATCATGAGATTACATTCATCTCGACGCTCCATGAGGAGGCCATAAACAGTACGCCGATCCAGCAAGTAGTGGGAAACCTCAGTAATGGGAGAAACAACACTTCAACTGAACCAACCAGCATAACGACACATATTATCAAAggaaatttgataataaataacTATAATGTATACGAAGGAATTCTCGATGTTAGAAATGACAGCACCAGAAAGTCTAGTTCATGGTCCAGCAAAGGACCACTGGATAAAACTGATGAAGGGGAATATCGGGCTGGAGATGTGAATCGAAATAAAACCAATCACAACTGTGATAATGATGAAATTGCGGGTATTAGTAATCCTAGTTTTCTAGAGGATGTAACTAAATTATAG